In a genomic window of Jaculus jaculus isolate mJacJac1 chromosome 8, mJacJac1.mat.Y.cur, whole genome shotgun sequence:
- the LOC101613965 gene encoding LOW QUALITY PROTEIN: zinc finger protein 410-like (The sequence of the model RefSeq protein was modified relative to this genomic sequence to represent the inferred CDS: inserted 1 base in 1 codon), whose amino-acid sequence MLSDELESKPELLVQCVQNTSIPLGQGLGESEAKDITCLSLLPVTKASECSWLMLPDDTSNHTNSSKEVPSSAVLRGLQVNVGPDGEETRAQAVQKTPEFLSTPESPSLLQDLQPSDSTSFILLNLTRAGLGSSAEHLVFVQDETEDSGNDFLSSESADSSMPWLLRVQELAHDSLIAATRAQLAKNAKTNSNGENVHLGSGDGQPKAPGPPPQVEKKLKCTXKGCDRTFVWPAHFKYHLKTHRNDRSFICPAEGCGKSFYVLQRLKVHMRTHNGEKPFMCPESNCGKQFTTAGNLKDHRRTHTGEKPFLCEAQGCGRSFAEYSSLRKHLVVHSGEKPHQCQVCGKTFSQSRSKNVHMKKHHLQLGAAGSQEQEQTAEPLLGSSLLEEASVPSKNLVSMNSQSSLGGESLNLPTTNSVLGVDDEVLAEGSPHPLSSVPDVTHHLVTMKSGRQSYEVSVLTAVNPQELRNQGELTERWT is encoded by the exons ATGTTATCAGATGAATTAGAATCCAAAccagagctcctggttcagtgTGTTCAGAATACCTCCATCCCATTGGGACAGGGGCTAGGAGAATCAGAGGCTAAAGACATTACTTGCTTATCCCTCCTTCCAGTGACCAAGGCTTCAGAATGCAGTTGGCTAATGTTACCAGATGATACTTCAAATCATACTAACTCCTCCAAAGAGGTCCCTTCCTCAGCTGTTTTGAGAGGCCTTCAGGTGAATGTGGGCCCAGACGGAGAGGAGACAAGGGCCCAGGCTGTACAGAAGACCCCAGAGTTTTTGTCTACTCCAGAATCTCCTAGCTTGTTACAAGATCTACAGCCAAGTGACAGCACTTCTTTTATTCTTCTTAATCTGACGCGAGCAGGTCTGGGATCTTCAGCTGAGCACTTAGTCTTTGTTCAGGATGAGACGGAGGATTCAGGGAATGATTTCCTCTCCAGTGAGAGCGCAGACAGTAGCATGCCATGGCTCCTCCGTGTTCAGGAGTTGGCCCATGACAGTTTAATTGCTGCTACTCGTGCACAACTGGCAAAGAATGCAAAAACCAACAGCAATGGAGAAAATGTTCACCTTGGTTCTGGTGATGGGCAACCCAAAGCTCCTGGGCCCCCTCCTCAAGTGGAAAAAAAGCTCAAGTGCA TTAAGGGCTGTGACCGGACATTTGTATGGCCAGCTCACTTCAAGTACCACCTCAAAACTCATCGAAATGACCGCTCCTTCATCTGCCCTGCAGAAGGTTGTGGGAAAAGCTTCTATGtgttgcagaggctgaaggtgcACATGAGAACACACAATGGGGAAAAGCCTTTTATGTGCCCTGAGTCCAATTGTGGTAAGCAGTTCACTACAGCTGGAAACTTAAAGGACCATCGGCGCACCCACACAGGAGAGAAACCTTTCctttgtgaagcccaaggatgtGGCCGTTCCTTTGCCGAGTATTCTAGCCTCCGAAAACATCTGGTTGTTCATTCAGGAGAGAAACCTCATCAGTGCCAAGTCTGTGGGAAGACCTTTTCACAGAGCAGGAGCAAAAATGTGCATATGAAAAAGCATCACTTGCAGTTGGGAGCAGCAGGGAGTCAAGAACAGGAGCAAACTGCTGAGCCGCTCCTGGGCAGTAGTTTGCTTGAAGAGGCTTCAGTACCCAGTAAAAACTTGGTGTCTATGAATTCCCAGTCCAGCCTTGGAGGAGAGTCCTTGAATCTACCTACTACAAATTCTGTCCTGGGAGTTGAtgatgaggtgcttgctgaagggtCCCCACATCCCCTGTCTTCAGTGCCTGATGTGACACATCATTTGGTGACCATGAAGTCAGGGAGACAGTCATATGAGGTCTCTGTCTTAACTGCAGTTAATCCACAAGAGTTACGAAACCAAGGGGAATTAACTGAAAGATGGACATGA